The Urocitellus parryii isolate mUroPar1 chromosome 6, mUroPar1.hap1, whole genome shotgun sequence genome includes a window with the following:
- the C6H15orf40 gene encoding UPF0235 protein C15orf40 homolog has protein sequence MVLLGGRFKYLRAGLGIRASSSGAEMPKKASATNKSKSQSKEAERPLPPLGPVAVDPKGCVTISIHAKPGSKQNAITDLTTEAVNVAIAAPPSDGEANAELCRYLSKVLELRRSDVVLDKGGKSREKVVKLLASTTAEEILEKLKKEAEKK, from the exons ATGGTGCTGCTCGGTGGTCGGTTTAAGTATCTTCGGGCGGGACTGGGCATCCGGGCTTCCTCTTCTGGCGCCGAGATGCCTAAGAAAGCTAGTGCGACGAACAAG agtaaaAGCCAaagcaaggaagcagagagaccacTTCCTCCCTTAGGTCCTGTGGCAGTCGATCCTAAAGGTTGTGTTACCATATCCATCCATGCCAAGCCTGGCTCCAAACAAAATGCTATAACAG ATTTGACAACTGAAGCTGTAAATGTAGCTATTGCAGCACCTCCGTCAGATGGAGAGGCTAATGCTGAGCTCTGTCGGTATCTTTCCAAGGTTTTAGAACTCAGGAGGAGTGATGTCGTTTTGGATAAG GGTGGTAAATCTCGTGAAAAGGTGGTGAAGCTTTTGGCCTCTACAACTGCAGAAGAAAtcttggagaaattaaaaaaggaagccgaaaaaaaataa